Proteins co-encoded in one Vibrio aquimaris genomic window:
- a CDS encoding LysM peptidoglycan-binding domain-containing protein, protein MTLNRFSKFAYAFWLLVLPISAWANALQGIRVWPSPDETRVVIDLASEAEYSYFSLTSPRRLVVDLKQTSLSTQLPINVSDSPVLKKIRRSSPPEKGTYRLVLELKSRVDPQLFKLAPTPGGQYGHRLVIDMPHTRSSSVPNTSKSSVPRVSRDASQLLGTADIIVAIDAGHGGEDPGSIGPSRKYEKHATLAISKKIADQINAVPGMKAVLTRHGDYFVNLNKRSEIARTNKAHLLVSVHADAFSSPQPRGGSVFVLNTRRANSEIARWVENHEEQSQLLGGAGEVLAKNNSDKNISQTLLDLQFSHSQKEGYKVATQILQQMGREGIKLHKKNPVNASLAVLKSPDIPSVLVETGFISNPTEERLLFQRSHQNKLARALAKAIVQYFEASPPEGTLFANRDKSIKHKVQRGESLSVIAKKYGSTTRAIMQTNKLKSSSLAIGQVLTIPAAKGSVPVPRLTNPIETKTITHKVAKGEYLGKIASRYKVSVTDIKRENNLNSDTLRLGQKLRITVSMKDQPLKKHKVKRGEFLGKIARQYGVGVSTLRQANNLRSDQLAVGQVLIIPNK, encoded by the coding sequence ATGACATTGAATAGATTTTCAAAGTTTGCTTACGCTTTTTGGCTTTTGGTCTTGCCTATCTCTGCTTGGGCAAATGCTTTGCAGGGGATACGTGTTTGGCCATCCCCAGATGAAACACGAGTGGTTATTGATCTCGCCTCAGAAGCTGAATATAGCTACTTTTCACTCACGAGTCCGCGAAGGCTGGTGGTTGACCTCAAACAAACGAGCCTAAGCACTCAATTACCCATTAATGTTTCAGATAGTCCTGTTCTAAAGAAAATTCGGCGAAGTTCTCCGCCAGAAAAGGGCACCTACCGATTAGTGCTTGAGTTAAAAAGTCGTGTTGATCCTCAGTTGTTCAAGCTCGCACCGACTCCCGGTGGACAGTATGGACATAGATTGGTCATTGATATGCCTCATACTCGATCATCTTCTGTGCCCAATACTTCCAAATCTAGTGTGCCACGAGTTAGTCGCGACGCCTCACAGTTGTTGGGAACGGCTGATATTATAGTGGCGATTGATGCTGGTCATGGCGGTGAAGATCCAGGCTCAATAGGCCCTTCTCGAAAGTATGAAAAGCACGCGACCCTAGCAATTTCCAAGAAAATTGCGGATCAGATCAACGCTGTACCTGGAATGAAAGCGGTTTTGACTCGACATGGAGACTACTTTGTTAACCTGAATAAGCGTTCTGAAATTGCTCGGACTAATAAAGCACATTTGTTAGTTTCTGTGCATGCTGATGCGTTCAGCTCTCCTCAACCACGTGGTGGTTCTGTATTTGTGCTTAATACTCGTCGTGCTAACTCAGAAATCGCCCGTTGGGTGGAAAACCACGAAGAGCAGTCTCAGTTATTAGGCGGAGCAGGAGAAGTGCTGGCTAAAAATAATAGCGATAAAAATATCAGCCAGACCTTGTTAGATTTGCAGTTCAGCCACTCCCAGAAAGAAGGGTATAAGGTTGCTACCCAAATCTTGCAACAAATGGGAAGAGAAGGCATTAAGTTACACAAAAAGAACCCTGTTAATGCCAGCTTAGCTGTGTTGAAGTCACCAGATATACCTTCTGTGCTCGTCGAAACAGGCTTTATTTCTAATCCGACAGAGGAAAGGTTGCTATTTCAGCGTAGTCACCAAAACAAACTGGCAAGAGCTTTAGCGAAAGCCATTGTGCAGTATTTTGAAGCGAGTCCACCAGAGGGAACCTTATTTGCCAATCGAGATAAGTCTATCAAACACAAAGTGCAGCGAGGTGAATCACTTTCTGTTATCGCTAAAAAATATGGCTCAACCACTCGAGCTATTATGCAAACCAACAAACTTAAAAGCTCGAGCTTGGCAATTGGACAAGTTTTGACTATTCCGGCGGCAAAAGGCTCAGTGCCAGTCCCCAGATTAACTAATCCAATAGAAACGAAAACCATTACTCATAAAGTGGCTAAGGGAGAATATCTCGGTAAGATTGCATCGCGGTATAAAGTTTCTGTTACCGATATTAAACGAGAAAATAACCTTAATTCAGATACGTTGAGATTGGGTCAAAAGCTACGTATTACCGTTAGTATGAAAGATCAGCCTTTAAAGAAGCATAAAGTCAAGCGTGGAGAGTTTCTTGGTAAAATAGCTCGTCAGTATGGTGTTGGTGTCAGTACGCTTCGACAAGCAAATAATTTGCGTTCTGATCAGCTTGCTGTCGGCCAAGTATTGATTATTCCCAACAAGTAG
- the mutL gene encoding DNA mismatch repair endonuclease MutL: protein MTIKILPARLANQIAAGEVVERPASVVKELVENSLDSGATRIDVDIEKGGAKLIRVRDNGKGIAKEELGLALSRHATSKIDSLDDLEAIMSLGFRGEALASISSVSRLTLTSRPVTQEQAWSAYSEGRDMQVRLQPTGHPIGTTVEVLDLFFNTPARRKFLRTEKTEFTHIDELIKRIALSRFEVTINLKHNGKLVKQYRSAQTKVQEERRIAAVCGSAFVRNMLNIELEHNGLKLYGWITTPEGAKQQGDLQYCYVNGRMMRDKLINHAIRQSYENSLRPDQFATYVLFIDVEPSQVDVNVHPAKHEVRFHQARLVHDFIYQALTDALAQSACIDKPTINQSAFHKQESVTPVHQANMQQNDSAMVCESVYEAVERVPAYPGRVDYGNQPTSNNHAGQIQETRQTKDWLGSDYGKKDKSPAKERYGEHSPSKQQVEAYTELLQTADVNTCLTAESDAEICPMSDTSLNAAGETIEALGKVICVVHGQYVLMADKQGARVVSLTQAQRIRILGQLRVGNENLKSQPLLVPLSLSLSPIQMQAADHHRNLLIKLGIDIKPRGADSLMVMGVPQPLRQQNLQQLLPDLLSYAAKLSEIEQNSYLPQLSTWLTNRVVSPKSDYTLSEAINIVAEIEQLWQNKLPLDDRKFVCPVDFSSTIAAMKL, encoded by the coding sequence ATGACTATCAAAATCTTGCCTGCTCGTCTGGCAAACCAAATTGCAGCAGGGGAAGTGGTAGAAAGGCCTGCATCTGTCGTCAAAGAGCTAGTGGAAAATAGCTTGGATTCTGGTGCTACCCGGATCGATGTTGATATCGAAAAGGGTGGGGCAAAGCTTATTCGTGTGCGGGATAACGGCAAAGGTATAGCAAAAGAGGAGCTGGGTTTGGCTCTGAGTCGCCATGCCACATCAAAAATTGATTCTCTTGATGATCTCGAGGCAATCATGAGCTTGGGTTTTCGCGGTGAAGCATTGGCTAGTATTAGTTCTGTATCACGTCTCACCTTAACATCCCGCCCAGTCACTCAGGAGCAGGCTTGGTCTGCGTATAGTGAGGGAAGGGATATGCAAGTTAGGCTCCAACCTACAGGTCATCCTATTGGTACAACAGTTGAAGTGTTGGATTTATTCTTCAATACCCCAGCCCGACGCAAATTTCTTCGTACAGAAAAAACAGAATTTACTCATATTGATGAGCTTATCAAGCGTATTGCTTTGAGCCGATTTGAGGTGACGATTAACCTTAAACATAACGGTAAACTTGTTAAGCAATATCGTTCTGCTCAAACAAAAGTACAAGAAGAAAGGCGTATCGCAGCGGTTTGTGGTAGTGCTTTTGTACGCAATATGCTTAATATTGAGCTAGAACATAATGGATTGAAGTTGTACGGCTGGATAACGACTCCAGAAGGTGCCAAGCAGCAAGGTGACCTTCAATACTGTTATGTAAATGGTCGTATGATGCGTGACAAATTAATTAATCACGCAATTCGTCAAAGTTATGAAAATAGTTTGCGTCCCGACCAGTTTGCCACTTATGTATTGTTTATCGATGTGGAGCCTTCTCAAGTCGATGTCAATGTGCATCCAGCCAAACATGAGGTTCGTTTTCACCAGGCACGCCTCGTTCATGACTTTATTTATCAGGCGCTCACTGATGCTTTAGCGCAGAGTGCTTGCATAGATAAGCCAACAATCAATCAATCTGCTTTTCATAAACAAGAATCGGTCACACCAGTGCATCAGGCAAATATGCAACAGAACGATTCTGCCATGGTTTGTGAATCTGTATATGAGGCAGTTGAGAGAGTTCCTGCTTATCCGGGTCGAGTTGATTATGGCAATCAGCCTACATCTAATAATCACGCAGGCCAGATTCAAGAAACTCGCCAAACTAAAGATTGGCTTGGTAGTGACTATGGTAAAAAAGATAAATCACCAGCCAAGGAGCGATATGGTGAGCATTCTCCCAGCAAGCAGCAAGTTGAAGCTTATACTGAACTACTCCAAACGGCTGATGTCAATACCTGTCTAACGGCTGAGTCTGATGCAGAAATATGCCCGATGAGTGATACCTCTCTTAATGCGGCTGGAGAAACGATAGAGGCGCTGGGCAAGGTAATTTGTGTGGTTCATGGTCAATATGTTCTGATGGCAGATAAGCAAGGGGCGAGAGTAGTTTCTCTTACTCAAGCGCAGCGTATACGCATTCTAGGTCAGTTGCGTGTGGGTAATGAAAACCTGAAATCTCAGCCATTACTTGTTCCACTCTCGTTAAGTCTGAGTCCGATTCAGATGCAGGCCGCTGATCATCATAGAAACCTACTAATAAAACTTGGTATTGATATCAAGCCACGCGGTGCTGATTCGCTTATGGTCATGGGTGTGCCTCAACCTCTGCGACAACAAAACTTACAACAACTGCTACCAGATCTGTTATCTTACGCCGCTAAACTGTCAGAGATTGAACAAAACTCATATTTGCCACAGTTGTCTACTTGGTTGACAAATCGAGTTGTATCTCCCAAAAGTGACTACACTTTGTCGGAAGCGATTAATATCGTTGCAGAGATTGAACAACTGTGGCAAAACAAGTTGCCTCTCGATGACCGTAAGTTTGTTTGTCCTGTTGATTTTTCTTCAACCATTGCAGCGATGAAGTTATGA